A section of the Roseivirga sp. BDSF3-8 genome encodes:
- a CDS encoding tetratricopeptide repeat protein: MKTILTTLLAILITGMTYAGNYEVAMQKALTQLNEADSPEAFTSTAQAFDRIGKVEEGEWLPQYYAAFCYIRAAFAEGDVAIREKHLNQAMVHVEAGLENEDNSELQTLLGYAKMGQITVDPMTRGPQLTPEVMQALGKAIQMNPENPRAYMVMGQMKLGTARFFGKGEEEACGYITRALELFGTEEVPEGSMQPAWGQHYTTQLAGTCTEILAEKGQ, from the coding sequence ATGAAAACCATTCTTACGACTTTACTCGCTATACTAATCACGGGGATGACATACGCAGGCAATTATGAGGTGGCTATGCAAAAAGCCCTTACCCAGCTGAATGAGGCTGACTCACCGGAAGCCTTTACCTCAACCGCACAGGCCTTTGACCGGATAGGCAAGGTTGAGGAGGGTGAATGGCTACCCCAGTATTATGCGGCGTTTTGCTATATTCGGGCAGCATTTGCTGAAGGTGACGTAGCCATCAGGGAAAAACACCTCAACCAGGCTATGGTACATGTGGAAGCCGGACTGGAAAATGAGGACAACAGTGAACTGCAGACCCTGCTCGGGTATGCCAAAATGGGTCAGATTACGGTAGACCCCATGACCCGCGGTCCCCAGCTCACGCCTGAAGTGATGCAGGCACTTGGCAAAGCGATACAAATGAACCCTGAAAACCCCCGGGCCTATATGGTGATGGGTCAGATGAAACTGGGAACAGCCAGGTTTTTTGGTAAGGGAGAGGAGGAAGCCTGCGGATACATCACCCGGGCGCTGGAATTATTCGGGACAGAAGAGGTACCTGAAGGATCTATGCAACCTGCCTGGGGGCAACACTATACGACGCAACTGGCTGGAACGTGTACGGAAATTCTTGCAGAAAAAGGACAGTAA